A genome region from Hoplias malabaricus isolate fHopMal1 chromosome 8, fHopMal1.hap1, whole genome shotgun sequence includes the following:
- the rgs17 gene encoding regulator of G-protein signaling 17: MPQCVSGVEMRKRQQAHIEGPPQAHGHPRPNTCCLCWCGCCKCLWNEERRERPERQTCTKMDSIEVTEEQHPTLDEVVAWARSFELMMRSKDGRDVFREFLRSEYSEENLMFWMACEELKKETNPSAIDEKARIIYEDYVSILSPKEVSLDSRVREVINKSLAEPSSVMYEEAQLQIYTLMHRDSFPRFLNSSVYRDLLEGKRACLDT; the protein is encoded by the exons ATG cctcagtgtgtgagtggagttgAAATGAGGAAACGGCAGCAGGCCCATATTGAAGGACCCCCGCAGGCCCATGGTCATCCAAGGCCGAACACCTGCTGTCTCTGCTGGTGTGGTTGCTGCAAATGTCTCTG GAATGAAGAGAGGAGGGAACGTCCAGAGCGGCAAACATGTACTAAAATGGACAGCATTGAAGTGACAGAAGAACA GCATCCCACGCTGGATGAAGTTGTAGCCTGGGCACGAAGCTTTGAGCTAATGATGCGCTCCAAAGATGGCAGGGATGTTTTCAGGGAATTCTTGCGGTCAGAGTACAGTGAGGAGAACCTGATGTTCTGGATGGCCTGCGAGGAGTTAAAGAAGGAGACCAACCCATCAGCTATAGATGAGAAAGCTAGAATCATTTATGAGGATTATGTGTCCATCCTTTCGCCAAAAGAG GTCAGTTTGGATTCCCGTGTGAGGGAGGTTATCAACAAGAGCCTGGCAGAACCAAGCAGTGTGATGTATGAGGAGGCACAGCTGCAGATATACACCCTCATGCACAGAGATTCCTTCCCCCGATTTCTCAACTCATCCGTTTACAGGGACCTCCTGGAAGGAAAGAGAGCCTGCTTAGACACTTAA